The following is a genomic window from Phalacrocorax carbo chromosome 19, bPhaCar2.1, whole genome shotgun sequence.
GGGAATTTGCAGCTTTGTACCtggttttccctccccatcctgccctgccaagctgctctggcttgggTGCGGCAGGGGGAGGTGCTGCGCTGGGTGGGAGCaggtggtgggtgctggggagggggctcggAGCTGCACCCAGCAGGTGGGAGGCACTCCGAGCCTCTCCTGATCCTGCCACAGCCCTGAttcccctccagcagggacCGAGCCAGGCACAGCAGGTCTGGAGCTGTGGTTACACCCCAGGGTGCAACCTGCGGGGATGGGTGTTGCTTGTGGGTGGGACAGGGTCCGGCACCGATGTCCTGGGGGGCTCGGGGTGACACGGTGCTGTCTGCGGCAGGTCGAGGCgctgcaggaggtgctggagaagctgggaaGCAGGGAGCTGCCGGCGGTGGAGAAAAGGCTGAGCTGGGTGCCCTTGGTATGGTTgggctggggggtggtgggCACTGGGTGCTCAGTGGGGCTAAACCCCACAGCCAGCACCGGAGCCAGACCCTTCAGGTGCTGGTTGTAGGGGTCTGGTTGTGTGGGGtccagccccgggggggggtgggctggCTGAGCCCTGGACCTGACAGACACCGTCCCGCAGTGCGAGCCCGGGGAGCCGTGCGCAGTGCGGAAGGGGGCACGCATCGGgaagctctgcagctgcccccgCGGCACCGCCTGCAACTTGTTCATCCTCAAGTGCTCCTAAGGGACATCAGGGACGCTGCTGCCTGCCGGGATGCTGCTGGCCCAGGCTGTGCCCGGTGCAGCTGGGGAG
Proteins encoded in this region:
- the LOC135316431 gene encoding cocaine- and amphetamine-regulated transcript protein-like gives rise to the protein MESAWLCLLCLAGSGLILPGTAEPALGLQPAESLPGQSREETELVEALQEVLEKLGSRELPAVEKRLSWVPLCEPGEPCAVRKGARIGKLCSCPRGTACNLFILKCS